A genomic window from Hypomesus transpacificus isolate Combined female chromosome 15, fHypTra1, whole genome shotgun sequence includes:
- the sh3bgr gene encoding SH3 domain-binding glutamic acid-rich protein isoform X17: MVIKVFLASSSGSTAIKKKQQDVVGFLEALKVEYSQMDIACNEDNRMWMRENVPEEKKPSNGIPLPPQIFNEDGYCGDYETFFDAKEDNQVYAFLGLPPPPGSKKARVEEAEAEDEAEDEEAKEEEELRQLEEEE; this comes from the exons ATGGTTATTAAAGTTTTCCTCGCATCTTCATCTGGATCGACAGCG ATCAAGAAGAAGCAGCAGGATGTAGTAGGGTTCCTGGAAGCCCTCAAGGTGGAATATTCTCAGATGGACATTGCCTGCAATGAGGACAACCGCATGTGGATGAGGGAGAACGTTCCTGAGGAGAAAAAGCCCAGCAATGGTATTCCACTGCCCCCTCAGATCTTCAATGAAGACGGCTACTGTGGG GATTATGAGACGTTCTTCGATGCCAAAGAAGACAACCAGGTGTATGCCTTCCTgggcctgcctcctcctccagggtccaAG AAGGCCCGTGTagaggaggcagaggctgag GATGaagcagaggatgaagaggcAAAG GAGGAAGAAGAGCTGCGGCAGCTGGAG gAAGAGGAGTAA
- the sh3bgr gene encoding SH3 domain-binding glutamic acid-rich protein isoform X15 → MVIKVFLASSSGSTAIKKKQQDVVGFLEALKVEYSQMDIACNEDNRMWMRENVPEEKKPSNGIPLPPQIFNEDGYCGDYETFFDAKEDNQVYAFLGLPPPPGSKKARVEEAEAEDEAEDEEAKEEEDEAAEAEEEE, encoded by the exons ATGGTTATTAAAGTTTTCCTCGCATCTTCATCTGGATCGACAGCG ATCAAGAAGAAGCAGCAGGATGTAGTAGGGTTCCTGGAAGCCCTCAAGGTGGAATATTCTCAGATGGACATTGCCTGCAATGAGGACAACCGCATGTGGATGAGGGAGAACGTTCCTGAGGAGAAAAAGCCCAGCAATGGTATTCCACTGCCCCCTCAGATCTTCAATGAAGACGGCTACTGTGGG GATTATGAGACGTTCTTCGATGCCAAAGAAGACAACCAGGTGTATGCCTTCCTgggcctgcctcctcctccagggtccaAG AAGGCCCGTGTagaggaggcagaggctgag GATGaagcagaggatgaagaggcAAAG GAGGAAGAAGACGAGGCGGCGGAAGCAGAG gAAGAGGAGTAA
- the sh3bgr gene encoding SH3 domain-binding glutamic acid-rich protein isoform X14 produces MVIKVFLASSSGSTAIKKKQQDVVGFLEALKVEYSQMDIACNEDNRMWMRENVPEEKKPSNGIPLPPQIFNEDGYCGDYETFFDAKEDNQVYAFLGLPPPPGSKDEAEDEEAKGEDDQPVSEEEEELRQLEEEEDEAAEAEEEE; encoded by the exons ATGGTTATTAAAGTTTTCCTCGCATCTTCATCTGGATCGACAGCG ATCAAGAAGAAGCAGCAGGATGTAGTAGGGTTCCTGGAAGCCCTCAAGGTGGAATATTCTCAGATGGACATTGCCTGCAATGAGGACAACCGCATGTGGATGAGGGAGAACGTTCCTGAGGAGAAAAAGCCCAGCAATGGTATTCCACTGCCCCCTCAGATCTTCAATGAAGACGGCTACTGTGGG GATTATGAGACGTTCTTCGATGCCAAAGAAGACAACCAGGTGTATGCCTTCCTgggcctgcctcctcctccagggtccaAG GATGaagcagaggatgaagaggcAAAG GGAGAAGACGATCAGCCGGTCTCTGAG GAGGAAGAAGAGCTGCGGCAGCTGGAG GAGGAAGAAGACGAGGCGGCGGAAGCAGAG gAAGAGGAGTAA
- the sh3bgr gene encoding SH3 domain-binding glutamic acid-rich protein isoform X18, with translation MVIKVFLASSSGSTAIKKKQQDVVGFLEALKVEYSQMDIACNEDNRMWMRENVPEEKKPSNGIPLPPQIFNEDGYCGDYETFFDAKEDNQVYAFLGLPPPPGSKKARVEEAEAEDEAEDEEAKEEE, from the exons ATGGTTATTAAAGTTTTCCTCGCATCTTCATCTGGATCGACAGCG ATCAAGAAGAAGCAGCAGGATGTAGTAGGGTTCCTGGAAGCCCTCAAGGTGGAATATTCTCAGATGGACATTGCCTGCAATGAGGACAACCGCATGTGGATGAGGGAGAACGTTCCTGAGGAGAAAAAGCCCAGCAATGGTATTCCACTGCCCCCTCAGATCTTCAATGAAGACGGCTACTGTGGG GATTATGAGACGTTCTTCGATGCCAAAGAAGACAACCAGGTGTATGCCTTCCTgggcctgcctcctcctccagggtccaAG AAGGCCCGTGTagaggaggcagaggctgag GATGaagcagaggatgaagaggcAAAG gAAGAGGAGTAA